A genomic segment from Kyrpidia tusciae DSM 2912 encodes:
- a CDS encoding PaaI family thioesterase: MSGVSKELEARFRSDPFSSWLGFHLDEVGPGYARVRAEVRPEVFNFAGAPHGGFLFSLADAAFAAASNSYNQLAVATSVSMQFYRAAELGETLVAEARENHLTRRAGYYEMTVTTADGVLVAKCLGVVHRRNRPLVEESPSEPGGVGDGGHPGVR; this comes from the coding sequence ATGTCAGGGGTTTCAAAGGAACTCGAAGCGCGGTTTCGGAGCGACCCGTTTTCCTCGTGGCTCGGTTTTCACCTGGATGAAGTCGGGCCGGGATACGCCCGGGTGCGGGCAGAAGTGCGTCCCGAAGTGTTTAATTTTGCCGGGGCGCCCCACGGTGGGTTCTTGTTCAGTCTGGCGGACGCCGCCTTCGCGGCGGCCAGCAACAGCTACAATCAACTGGCCGTGGCCACCAGCGTTTCGATGCAATTTTACCGGGCGGCCGAGCTGGGGGAGACGCTTGTGGCCGAGGCTCGGGAGAATCACCTCACCCGTCGGGCGGGTTATTACGAGATGACGGTGACGACGGCGGACGGGGTATTGGTGGCGAAATGTCTCGGCGTGGTGCATCGCCGGAATCGGCCATTGGTGGAAGAGTCGCCGTCCGAGCCAGGGGGCGTCGGGGACGGCGGCCACCCGGGGGTCCGTTGA
- a CDS encoding aldehyde dehydrogenase family protein, whose product MLKEQYLMLIDGQHVEGSTGEWMDTYNPATGEVLAKVAKGTREDVDRAVKAARRALEEGKWSRWTAARRAQVLNRIAGIMRERYDELCRIEVLNSGKTLSAAKGQVMQAIEDFELYAAAAMMLDGRTKPVPHGFFHYTVKEPVGVCAQIVPWNYPLMMAAWKLAPALAAGCTVVLKPASLTPITALILGDICQEAGVPEGVVNILVGGGSDVGAYLVEHPGVDKVAFTGETGTGKDIMARASETLKRVTLELGGKSPNVIFEDADLDAAVNGSLFGIYYNTGQSCEARSRLFVHESIYEEFLDRFVEKASRLKIGDPLDPNTHIGAIISENQEKVIDSYVKLGVQEGARVALGGRRPEGQEFAKGHWYLPTLLADVDNRTRVAQEEIFGPVLVATRFKDEAEAVRLANDTRYGLAASLWTRDFARAHRVAGKLKAGVVLINNPFSAFPGLPFGGYKQSGFGRELAAESLELYTETKSVLAYVGEKPLNPFGV is encoded by the coding sequence ATGTTGAAGGAACAATACTTGATGCTCATCGACGGACAGCACGTGGAAGGGTCGACCGGCGAATGGATGGACACGTATAACCCGGCCACCGGAGAGGTGCTGGCCAAAGTGGCGAAGGGAACCCGGGAGGATGTGGACCGGGCCGTGAAGGCGGCGCGGCGGGCGCTGGAAGAGGGAAAATGGTCCAGGTGGACGGCGGCCCGGCGGGCCCAGGTTCTGAACCGGATCGCCGGAATCATGCGGGAGCGGTATGACGAGTTGTGCCGAATTGAGGTCCTGAACAGCGGCAAGACTCTGTCCGCCGCCAAGGGCCAGGTCATGCAGGCCATCGAGGATTTTGAGTTGTACGCCGCGGCGGCGATGATGCTGGACGGGCGCACGAAACCCGTCCCCCACGGATTTTTCCACTACACGGTAAAAGAGCCGGTGGGGGTGTGCGCCCAGATCGTGCCTTGGAATTATCCCCTCATGATGGCCGCATGGAAATTGGCTCCGGCCCTGGCCGCGGGGTGCACCGTGGTTCTCAAGCCCGCCAGCCTGACGCCGATAACCGCCTTGATCCTGGGGGATATCTGCCAGGAGGCAGGGGTGCCCGAGGGTGTCGTGAACATCCTGGTGGGAGGCGGATCGGATGTTGGGGCCTATCTGGTGGAGCACCCCGGGGTGGACAAAGTTGCCTTCACCGGGGAGACGGGGACGGGGAAAGACATCATGGCCCGGGCGTCGGAGACGCTGAAACGGGTGACCCTGGAGCTCGGCGGCAAGTCCCCGAATGTGATCTTTGAGGACGCGGATTTGGACGCGGCGGTGAACGGCTCTTTGTTTGGGATTTATTACAATACCGGGCAGTCCTGTGAGGCCCGGTCGCGGCTGTTCGTTCACGAATCGATCTATGAGGAATTCCTGGATCGGTTTGTGGAGAAAGCGAGCAGGCTGAAGATCGGCGATCCCCTCGATCCGAACACCCACATCGGAGCCATCATCTCGGAAAATCAGGAGAAAGTGATCGATTCCTACGTCAAGCTGGGAGTTCAGGAAGGCGCCCGGGTGGCGCTGGGCGGCCGCCGACCGGAGGGCCAGGAGTTTGCAAAAGGCCACTGGTATCTCCCGACCTTGCTCGCGGATGTGGACAACAGAACCCGGGTGGCCCAGGAAGAGATTTTTGGGCCGGTGCTGGTGGCGACCAGGTTCAAGGATGAGGCGGAAGCTGTTCGTCTCGCCAACGATACCCGATACGGCCTTGCTGCCTCCCTGTGGACCCGGGATTTTGCCAGGGCCCATCGGGTGGCGGGAAAACTCAAAGCAGGGGTGGTGCTCATCAACAACCCGTTCTCGGCCTTCCCGGGACTTCCTTTCGGCGGGTACAAACAGTCGGGGTTTGGCCGGGAGCTTGCGGCGGAATCCCTGGAGTTGTACACCGAGACAAAAAGTGTGCTCGCGTACGTCGGAGAGAAGCCCCTCAATCCCTTTGGGGTCTGA
- a CDS encoding thioesterase family protein: MKPGLNVGHRETMSIVVASDMCPAFGGVQVHPTLSTVSMIYYMEWVGRRVILPFLEEGEEGVGAAISVEHRAPAPVGKEVTFTAEAVEVTPRRVVCRVWAEHDKGIVGEGMFHQAILPRQKILDRIASMK, from the coding sequence GTGAAGCCAGGCTTGAACGTGGGCCACCGGGAGACGATGTCCATTGTGGTGGCTTCCGACATGTGTCCGGCCTTTGGCGGCGTGCAGGTGCATCCCACCCTATCAACCGTTTCCATGATCTACTACATGGAGTGGGTGGGCAGGCGGGTGATCCTGCCCTTTCTCGAAGAAGGGGAGGAAGGGGTGGGGGCGGCCATCAGTGTGGAACACCGCGCCCCCGCCCCGGTGGGGAAAGAGGTGACCTTTACGGCGGAGGCCGTGGAGGTGACGCCCAGGCGGGTCGTGTGCCGGGTGTGGGCCGAGCATGATAAAGGCATCGTCGGCGAGGGAATGTTTCACCAGGCGATTCTGCCCCGGCAGAAGATCCTGGACCGCATTGCCAGTATGAAGTGA
- the pcaF gene encoding 3-oxoadipyl-CoA thiolase: MREAWIVGAVRTPVGRYGGALSSVRPDDLAAVAIRGLVERTGVPTEEIEDVIFGDANQAGEDNRNVARMALLLAGLPVSVAGATVNRLCGSGLEAVNQAARAIRVGEGDLMIAGGVESMSRAPLVMGKPDKAFPRGDRTVYDTTIGWRFVNPKLAAMYHPYSMGETAENVAERYGVSREDQDRFALESQQRAAEAIREGRFQEEMVAVPVETKKGIVWVERDEHPRPDTTLETLAKLKPAFREEGTVTAGNSSGINDGAAALLLAAPEKARQLGLSPMARIVTSAVAGVDPAVMGIGPIPAVRKALKRAGLTIEDIDLIELNEAFAAQAVACMRELNIPREKLNVNGGSIAIGHPLGSTGARLMTTLLYEMNRRKARYGLVTMCIGVGQGIATIVERIEG, encoded by the coding sequence ATGCGAGAAGCGTGGATTGTGGGGGCAGTGAGGACGCCGGTGGGACGGTACGGCGGTGCTCTTTCGTCCGTGCGGCCGGACGACCTGGCGGCGGTGGCCATCCGGGGGTTGGTGGAGAGAACGGGGGTACCGACCGAAGAGATCGAGGATGTCATTTTCGGCGACGCCAACCAGGCCGGGGAAGACAATCGGAATGTGGCCCGGATGGCGCTGCTGCTGGCCGGCCTGCCGGTGAGCGTGGCCGGAGCGACGGTGAATCGGTTGTGCGGCTCGGGCCTGGAAGCGGTGAATCAGGCTGCTCGGGCCATCCGGGTGGGTGAGGGGGATCTCATGATCGCCGGCGGGGTGGAGAGCATGTCCCGGGCTCCGCTGGTGATGGGCAAGCCGGATAAAGCGTTCCCCCGGGGCGATCGCACCGTTTATGATACCACCATCGGGTGGCGATTCGTGAATCCGAAATTGGCGGCCATGTATCACCCGTATTCCATGGGGGAAACGGCGGAGAATGTCGCCGAGCGCTACGGGGTTTCCCGGGAAGACCAGGACCGTTTTGCCTTGGAGAGTCAGCAGCGGGCGGCGGAGGCGATCCGGGAGGGGCGTTTTCAGGAAGAGATGGTCGCCGTTCCGGTGGAGACGAAAAAGGGCATCGTCTGGGTGGAACGGGATGAGCATCCCCGGCCGGATACCACGCTGGAAACCCTGGCAAAGTTGAAGCCCGCTTTTCGGGAAGAGGGCACGGTGACCGCGGGGAATTCTTCCGGAATTAACGATGGTGCGGCGGCGCTGCTCTTGGCGGCGCCGGAGAAGGCCCGGCAGTTGGGGCTCTCCCCCATGGCCCGGATCGTGACCTCGGCGGTGGCCGGGGTGGATCCGGCGGTGATGGGCATCGGGCCGATTCCAGCCGTGCGCAAAGCATTGAAGCGGGCGGGCCTCACCATCGAGGACATCGACCTCATAGAGTTGAACGAAGCTTTCGCCGCCCAGGCGGTGGCCTGTATGCGGGAATTGAACATCCCCCGGGAGAAGCTCAATGTCAACGGCGGGTCGATCGCCATCGGCCATCCTCTTGGCAGCACCGGGGCCCGGCTGATGACCACCCTGCTGTACGAAATGAATCGCCGAAAAGCCCGATACGGTCTGGTGACCATGTGCATCGGCGTGGGGCAGGGCATCGCCACCATCGTGGAACGGATCGAAGGTTGA
- a CDS encoding 3-hydroxyacyl-CoA dehydrogenase family protein: MREVKRIGVVGTGVMGQGIAYQAAVSGFETWMYDARPEALEKALEQIAALVKRQKEKGFLREEPGDVLGRLRTASSLGELGGCDFVIEAVTEDLAVKHRVFRELDGVCAPDVVLATNTSAKSITEIAAAAAMPERVVGMHFFNPVHRMELVEVVRGLESAEWAVEQTEVVGRSLGKETIRVQERPGFATSRISALIGNEAFYMLMEGVSSVEEIDKAIKLGLHFPMGPFELGDLVGWDTRLHVLEYLHQTLGEKFRPCPLLVQYVRAGRLGKKVGRGVYEYDEQGRRIPGSASGR, from the coding sequence GTGCGGGAAGTGAAGCGAATCGGTGTTGTGGGCACCGGGGTGATGGGACAAGGCATCGCCTACCAGGCGGCGGTGTCGGGGTTTGAAACCTGGATGTACGACGCCCGGCCGGAAGCCCTGGAAAAAGCCCTGGAACAGATTGCGGCTTTGGTGAAACGGCAGAAGGAGAAAGGCTTCCTCCGGGAGGAGCCCGGCGATGTGCTCGGGCGACTGCGGACCGCCTCATCCCTCGGGGAGCTCGGGGGATGCGATTTTGTCATCGAGGCGGTGACCGAAGACCTGGCCGTGAAACACCGTGTGTTTCGGGAGTTGGACGGAGTGTGTGCGCCGGACGTGGTTTTGGCGACCAACACGTCGGCCAAAAGCATTACCGAGATCGCCGCCGCGGCGGCGATGCCGGAACGGGTGGTGGGCATGCATTTCTTTAACCCCGTTCATCGCATGGAACTGGTGGAGGTGGTGCGGGGGCTGGAGTCGGCCGAGTGGGCGGTGGAACAGACCGAGGTTGTCGGCCGCAGCCTGGGCAAGGAGACGATTCGGGTGCAGGAGCGCCCCGGATTCGCCACCAGCCGGATCAGCGCCTTGATCGGCAACGAGGCCTTCTACATGTTGATGGAAGGGGTCAGTTCGGTGGAGGAGATCGACAAAGCCATCAAGCTGGGACTCCATTTTCCCATGGGGCCCTTTGAACTCGGCGACCTGGTGGGATGGGACACGCGCCTCCATGTATTGGAATACCTCCATCAAACCCTGGGGGAAAAATTCCGCCCGTGTCCCCTTCTGGTCCAATATGTCCGGGCCGGCCGATTGGGCAAAAAGGTCGGCCGGGGGGTGTACGAGTACGACGAGCAAGGGCGCAGGATCCCCGGGTCGGCGTCCGGGCGGTGA
- a CDS encoding acyl-CoA dehydrogenase family protein, whose translation MDVQLSKEIEQFRQVVREFVNEVVEPAAAIIEEEDRIPEELVQQAKQLGLFGLSIPEEYGGLGLNMTEKCAILEELGKTHNGFTSLIGAHTGIGSVGIIELGNEEQRRRFLPAMAAGDKIGAFALSEPEAGSNAANLRTVAVRKGDRYILNGMKHFITNGPEADVVTVMAVTDPSKGIRGITSFLVEADFAGFRKGPADRKMGLRGSHTCQLFFEDCEVPVENRLGEEGEGYVNALKILTNGRASLGARCLGSCEKLLALSTEHALQRVQFGKPIIENQAVAHMLADMAVEVETLKSLLYRVTAMVDRGEKTIKESAIVKLYASEAYNRIADRAVQIFGGMGYMRELPVERFYRDARITRIYEGTSEIQRNIIAAQLKREYGA comes from the coding sequence GTGGATGTGCAGTTGTCAAAGGAGATCGAACAATTCAGGCAAGTGGTTCGGGAGTTTGTCAACGAGGTCGTGGAACCGGCGGCGGCCATCATCGAAGAAGAGGACCGCATCCCGGAAGAGCTGGTGCAGCAAGCCAAGCAGTTGGGTCTTTTTGGGTTGTCCATTCCCGAGGAGTACGGCGGCCTTGGTCTGAACATGACGGAAAAATGCGCGATCCTCGAGGAATTGGGCAAGACCCATAACGGGTTCACCAGCCTCATCGGGGCCCATACCGGGATCGGCAGCGTCGGTATTATCGAACTGGGCAATGAGGAGCAGCGCCGGCGATTCTTGCCGGCCATGGCGGCCGGGGATAAAATTGGGGCTTTCGCCCTCTCGGAACCCGAAGCGGGTTCCAACGCCGCCAATTTGCGAACCGTGGCCGTCCGCAAGGGAGACCGCTACATTCTGAATGGTATGAAACATTTTATCACCAACGGACCTGAAGCGGACGTGGTGACGGTCATGGCGGTGACAGATCCTTCTAAAGGGATCCGCGGGATCACATCCTTCTTGGTCGAGGCGGATTTTGCCGGATTTCGCAAAGGGCCGGCTGACCGCAAAATGGGTCTGCGGGGTTCCCACACCTGCCAACTGTTTTTTGAGGATTGCGAGGTGCCGGTGGAGAATCGGCTGGGCGAGGAAGGGGAAGGGTATGTCAATGCTTTGAAAATCCTCACGAACGGCCGGGCGTCTCTCGGGGCGAGGTGTCTAGGATCCTGTGAGAAACTGCTGGCGTTGTCCACCGAACATGCCCTACAGCGGGTGCAGTTCGGCAAACCGATTATCGAAAATCAGGCGGTGGCCCATATGCTCGCCGACATGGCCGTGGAGGTGGAAACCCTGAAAAGCTTGTTGTACCGGGTGACCGCCATGGTGGACCGGGGGGAGAAGACGATCAAGGAGTCGGCCATTGTCAAGTTGTACGCCTCGGAGGCCTACAACCGCATCGCCGACCGGGCGGTGCAGATTTTTGGCGGGATGGGGTACATGCGGGAGCTGCCCGTGGAACGGTTTTACCGCGATGCCCGGATCACCCGGATCTACGAGGGGACGTCGGAGATTCAGCGCAACATTATCGCGGCGCAGTTGAAGCGCGAATACGGTGCGTAG
- a CDS encoding IclR family transcriptional regulator: MDEKYIIPSVDQAAKILQLLSRVQHRHKTFGEICDTLGIPKTTCLRLLRTLSMHGLVWYDQNRHTYSLGPALVVLGARAEEALDYLQLARDTVSRIAEETGLTTVAAQRLRRNRLTYVAKADSHGEVHVTVSLGQQFPIDRGSFGKCFCAYMDDGELRDVAADRYSPKFLDELADIRRQGFAVSREEQVKGINGVAAPVFDSSGQVLLAVACLGIAQELTTERMNDCADVLVEHTRRLTREIGGSAPEMDPGTAGT; this comes from the coding sequence GTGGACGAAAAATATATCATCCCGTCGGTGGATCAGGCGGCGAAAATTCTGCAGCTTCTTAGCCGGGTTCAGCACCGGCACAAAACTTTTGGAGAGATTTGTGACACTCTCGGCATCCCGAAAACGACCTGTTTACGACTGCTGCGGACCCTTTCCATGCACGGGCTGGTCTGGTACGATCAAAATCGGCACACGTACAGTTTGGGGCCGGCGCTTGTGGTCCTCGGGGCCCGGGCGGAGGAAGCGTTGGATTATCTGCAGCTGGCCCGGGACACCGTCTCCAGGATTGCGGAGGAGACGGGGCTCACCACGGTGGCGGCCCAGCGACTGCGGCGCAATCGCCTGACCTACGTGGCGAAGGCGGACAGTCACGGTGAGGTCCACGTGACCGTCTCCCTGGGACAACAGTTTCCCATCGACCGCGGCTCGTTCGGAAAATGTTTTTGTGCCTACATGGACGACGGTGAACTGAGGGATGTGGCCGCGGACCGGTACAGCCCGAAGTTCCTCGATGAGCTGGCCGACATTCGACGCCAAGGGTTTGCCGTGAGCCGGGAGGAGCAGGTGAAGGGCATCAACGGCGTGGCGGCTCCGGTGTTCGATTCCTCCGGTCAGGTGCTGCTCGCGGTGGCGTGTCTGGGGATCGCCCAGGAATTGACCACCGAGCGGATGAACGATTGTGCCGATGTGCTTGTGGAGCACACCCGGAGGTTGACTCGAGAGATCGGGGGATCCGCTCCGGAGATGGATCCCGGCACCGCTGGAACTTGA
- a CDS encoding 16S rRNA (uracil(1498)-N(3))-methyltransferase, giving the protein MQRYLVPPSCFVGDTAVLRGEDAHHIARVMRMVPGDRVEVGDGSGTVWTAVIESVGAGEVHLSLEDSLEEDGEARLELVLLQGLPKHDKMDLIVQKATELGVARVIPVAAARSVVRYQEDQEIRRLQRWRRIAKEAAEQAKRSRIPEIVQPVSAAEAWRWAAQADVALIFDESRRGRPLATALAGHPGVGRIFFAVGPEGGWDPGEVDDATSLGVEPVHLGPRILRTETAGIAAAAAILYHYGEWGR; this is encoded by the coding sequence GTGCAGCGATATCTCGTACCGCCTTCTTGTTTTGTTGGCGATACGGCCGTTCTCCGGGGCGAAGACGCGCACCACATTGCCCGGGTGATGCGCATGGTTCCGGGAGACCGGGTGGAGGTGGGGGACGGCTCGGGCACCGTGTGGACGGCTGTCATCGAGTCGGTGGGGGCCGGGGAAGTCCACCTGAGCCTGGAAGACTCTCTGGAAGAAGATGGGGAAGCTCGGCTGGAACTCGTGCTTCTGCAGGGTCTTCCGAAACATGATAAAATGGATCTTATCGTACAGAAGGCGACGGAGTTGGGCGTGGCCCGGGTGATTCCGGTGGCGGCGGCCCGGTCGGTGGTGCGGTATCAAGAGGACCAGGAAATTCGGAGGCTCCAGCGCTGGCGGCGCATTGCCAAAGAAGCGGCCGAGCAGGCCAAGCGTTCCCGCATACCGGAGATTGTGCAGCCGGTCTCCGCCGCTGAGGCATGGCGCTGGGCGGCCCAGGCGGACGTGGCCCTAATCTTCGATGAAAGCCGGCGGGGGCGGCCCCTGGCGACAGCCTTGGCCGGACACCCGGGCGTGGGGCGCATCTTCTTTGCGGTGGGGCCCGAGGGCGGTTGGGACCCCGGGGAAGTAGACGACGCGACCTCCCTGGGGGTGGAGCCGGTGCATCTCGGGCCGAGGATTCTGCGCACCGAGACGGCGGGGATCGCCGCCGCCGCGGCGATTTTGTATCATTATGGCGAATGGGGGAGATGA
- the mtaB gene encoding tRNA (N(6)-L-threonylcarbamoyladenosine(37)-C(2))-methylthiotransferase MtaB: MNRVAFHTLGCKVNAYDTEAIRHLFRNAGYAEVPFEDEADVYVINTCSVTNVGDRKSRQIIRRAIRRSPEATIVVTGCYAQVAPGEVAAIPGVDLVMGNDRRGQIVEWVEKVREERRPYQVVANVRRVRDFEELDVPAFADRARATLKIQDGCNNFCSFCIIPFSRGFVRSRKPENVLHQARRLAEAGYREIVLTGIHTGGYGADLEGYTLADLLVDLERELEDSVRIRISSIEASQIDERMLDVLRRSKQICRHLHIPLQSGDDEVLRRMRRRYTVAEYAEKIHRIREVLPEVAVTTDVIVGFPGETKEQFDNTRRLIEELKFSQLHVFPYSPRRGTAAARYPNPVPAEVKEERVRQLVRLSKDLTLAYASRFVGRVLPVVVESSVEDRRAEDGNMLFTGHADNYLEMVFAADPSMVGQLVEVRLEDPGAERSFGSVVRQIRFAPQEDEELVRADRRGETTGGIFPIAVEG, from the coding sequence GTGAACCGGGTCGCTTTTCACACCCTGGGATGCAAAGTGAATGCCTACGACACCGAAGCGATCCGGCACCTGTTTCGCAATGCCGGATATGCCGAGGTCCCCTTCGAAGATGAAGCGGACGTGTATGTGATCAACACCTGTTCGGTGACCAACGTCGGCGACCGAAAGTCCCGCCAGATCATTCGCCGGGCTATCCGAAGAAGTCCGGAAGCCACTATCGTCGTGACCGGATGTTATGCCCAGGTGGCGCCGGGGGAAGTGGCGGCCATCCCCGGGGTGGATTTGGTGATGGGCAATGACAGACGGGGACAGATTGTCGAGTGGGTGGAGAAGGTGCGGGAGGAGCGCCGGCCCTACCAGGTGGTTGCCAATGTTCGTCGGGTCCGGGATTTTGAAGAACTCGACGTCCCGGCTTTTGCCGACCGAGCCCGGGCGACCTTAAAGATTCAAGACGGGTGCAACAACTTTTGCTCCTTTTGCATCATTCCATTTTCAAGGGGGTTCGTCCGGAGCCGAAAGCCGGAAAATGTCCTCCACCAGGCCCGGCGCCTGGCCGAAGCGGGGTACCGGGAGATCGTGCTCACCGGCATTCACACCGGGGGTTACGGGGCGGATTTGGAGGGCTACACCCTGGCGGATCTTCTGGTGGACCTGGAGCGCGAGTTGGAGGATTCTGTTCGCATCCGCATCAGTTCGATTGAAGCGAGCCAGATTGACGAACGCATGCTCGATGTGCTGCGACGCTCGAAGCAGATTTGCCGTCATCTTCACATTCCTCTTCAGTCCGGCGATGACGAGGTCTTGCGGCGGATGAGGCGCAGATACACCGTGGCCGAGTACGCCGAGAAGATTCACCGGATTCGGGAGGTGCTCCCGGAGGTGGCGGTGACCACCGATGTTATTGTGGGATTCCCGGGGGAGACGAAGGAACAATTTGACAACACCCGGCGTTTGATTGAAGAACTGAAGTTCAGCCAGCTTCACGTGTTCCCGTATTCACCCCGGCGCGGCACCGCGGCGGCGCGCTATCCGAATCCAGTCCCCGCCGAGGTGAAAGAAGAACGGGTCCGGCAGTTGGTGCGTCTGTCAAAGGACCTGACCCTGGCTTATGCCTCGCGATTTGTGGGCAGGGTTCTGCCCGTGGTGGTGGAGAGTTCGGTTGAAGATCGGCGGGCGGAGGATGGGAACATGCTTTTTACCGGCCATGCGGACAATTATCTGGAGATGGTTTTTGCGGCCGACCCGTCGATGGTGGGCCAACTGGTGGAGGTGCGCCTGGAAGATCCCGGGGCCGAGCGATCCTTCGGCTCCGTGGTCCGGCAGATCCGTTTCGCCCCGCAGGAGGATGAAGAACTTGTCCGGGCTGACCGGCGGGGTGAGACAACCGGAGGTATTTTTCCCATCGCCGTGGAAGGCTAG
- a CDS encoding NUDIX hydrolase, with the protein MEMAAGGVVVRQRNEAWEILIIDDRFGHVSLPKGHQDPGETLEQTALREIEEETGVRGEILGAIGTVRYSYTRPDGQSGEKEVHYYLVKARSEAIRPQEEEIAGARWVEAQEALRLQREKGYPNNTAIFEAALRSLSDA; encoded by the coding sequence ATGGAAATGGCCGCGGGGGGCGTGGTGGTTCGGCAGCGGAACGAGGCGTGGGAGATTCTGATCATCGATGACCGGTTTGGCCATGTCTCGCTGCCCAAGGGTCATCAGGACCCGGGGGAAACCCTGGAGCAAACGGCTCTGCGGGAGATCGAAGAAGAGACCGGGGTCCGGGGCGAAATCTTGGGAGCCATCGGCACAGTGAGATACTCTTACACCCGGCCGGATGGACAATCGGGGGAAAAAGAAGTGCACTATTACCTTGTAAAGGCGCGGTCCGAGGCGATTCGCCCCCAGGAGGAGGAGATCGCCGGGGCCCGGTGGGTGGAGGCCCAAGAGGCCCTGCGGCTGCAGCGGGAGAAGGGCTACCCCAACAATACCGCGATTTTTGAAGCGGCGCTTCGAAGCCTGAGCGACGCCTGA
- a CDS encoding Na/Pi cotransporter family protein: MYAWFGLFAGLVGFLGGMWTLRHGLEPLAAGHLPAILNRLVKTPLRGLITGTLVTALLQSSGAVTVITIGLVAAGTLAFPDSIGIILGANIGTCVTTQIIALQLDALVLPCLVAGVFLTLTSRRLWHHIGITLIGFGMIFMALKLMSLSLQPIGRSEWFRRLLLESSDNPWLAVLSGTVLTALVQSSSATTALTIALASQGLVDLSGAVGIVIGNNVGSCVTSVLASIGAPTAAKRVAAAHVLLNVLGAAAFMPILPYFTAFIQHTGGTPALQVANAHTFFNIISSIAVLPVARPYAALIERLVLDRKAPGR; the protein is encoded by the coding sequence ATGTATGCCTGGTTTGGACTTTTCGCGGGTTTGGTGGGATTTCTCGGCGGGATGTGGACGCTCCGCCACGGTCTTGAACCCCTGGCCGCCGGCCACCTGCCCGCCATCCTCAATCGACTGGTGAAGACGCCGCTTCGGGGACTCATCACCGGCACCCTCGTCACAGCCCTCCTCCAGAGTTCCGGAGCGGTCACCGTGATCACCATCGGGTTGGTGGCGGCCGGGACCCTGGCCTTTCCAGACAGCATCGGGATCATCCTCGGCGCCAATATCGGCACCTGTGTGACGACCCAGATCATCGCCCTCCAACTGGACGCCTTGGTGCTCCCCTGTCTCGTGGCCGGCGTCTTCCTGACCCTGACCTCCCGGAGACTGTGGCACCACATCGGCATCACCTTGATCGGGTTTGGGATGATTTTCATGGCCCTTAAACTCATGAGCCTGTCTTTGCAGCCCATCGGCCGATCCGAATGGTTTCGCCGGCTGCTCTTGGAATCGTCGGACAACCCCTGGCTGGCTGTCCTCAGCGGCACCGTGCTCACCGCCCTGGTTCAGAGCAGCAGCGCCACCACGGCCCTCACCATCGCCCTGGCCAGCCAGGGGCTGGTGGATCTTTCCGGCGCCGTCGGCATCGTCATCGGCAACAACGTGGGCTCCTGCGTCACCTCAGTGCTGGCCTCCATCGGCGCCCCCACGGCGGCAAAACGAGTGGCGGCCGCTCACGTCCTGCTAAACGTCTTAGGAGCAGCCGCTTTTATGCCCATTCTTCCATATTTCACGGCCTTCATCCAACACACCGGAGGTACGCCGGCTCTGCAGGTGGCCAACGCCCACACTTTCTTTAACATCATCAGTTCCATCGCGGTCCTGCCCGTGGCTCGGCCCTACGCCGCCTTGATCGAACGGCTGGTTCTCGACCGAAAAGCGCCCGGTCGCTGA